The sequence below is a genomic window from Chroococcidiopsis sp. TS-821.
ATGGCTTGATAAGCATCAGCGTTACTTAAGAGGAGGCTTGCCGCAGTTAAAATTTGTGCTGGATCAGTTCCTACTAATTTAGCAGTCCCTGCCGCAACTGCTTCAGGTCTTTCGGTAGTTTCGCGCAGTACCAGCACTGGTTTTCCTAATGACGGCGCTTCTTCTTGCAATCCTCCAGAGTCAGTAAGCAGCAAGTGCGATCGCCCAATTGCCCCAACTAACTCGGCATAATCTAATGGTTCGGTTAAAAACACGCGCGGATGGTTACCTAACGCGGCTTGCAACGGTTCGCGCACAATCGGGTTGCGATGCAATGGTAAAAGCAAAGCGGTATCGGGAAACTGCTCTAAAATTTGTAAAAATCCTGCAGCGATGTTTATCAGGGGTTTTCCCCAATTTTCGCGCCGATGCACCGTTGCTAATAAAACACGGTATTTTCCCCACTCTAAACCAGGAACATTGCACGCGGGCTGCCTTTGGGCGACTGATAGCAGCGCGTCAATGACTGTATTACCCGTTTGATAGATTTTTCCTAAGACGCCGGAGCGTTGCAAATTTTCCACTGCTAGCTTTGTCGGCGCAAAGTGTAATTGAGTAAGCTGCGATATTAACCGACGATTGGCTTCTTCGGGATAAGGATTAAAAACATCATCGGTACGTAAACCCGCTTCTACATGACCTACAGGAATTTTTTGATAAAACGCTGCCAAAGCGGCGGCAAAAGCTGTTGTCGTGTCGCCTTGGACTAAAACTAATTGTGGCTGAAGTTGCTCAAACAAAGTTTCTAATCCTTGTAAGCTGCGACAAGTAATATCAGTAAGCGATTGCTGCGGTTGCATGATTGCAAGATTTTGGTTGGCTTCGAGGTCAAATAGCTGCATGACTTGTGCAACCATCTCAATGTGTTGACCTGTTAAAATCACTTGCGTATCAAAGCTTGGCGATCGCTGAAAAACTTGAATGACCGGAGCCATTTTAATTGCTTCCGGTCGCGTACCTAAAATAATGCAGATTTTGTTTACCTTTGCCATGTGCTAGGAGTTGTGGAACATAATTTCCCTGATATATGTTCTCCTATCTTTTGTCGCTCTACACCATTTTCTTTCAATGAGGTTGGGTCATCGGTAATTTGTAAGGCGGGTACTGTGATATGTTTAGCATGAAAAAACCCGGCTGCAACCGGGCAGATACCACTGTTATTGCGGATTGTGACTTTACATGCCTTGTCAATATCCGCTTTTGTGATGCTCCTTATTGCTTCAGTTCGCACGTTAGTGGACAAGCTGCGTAAACCGAAGTATGTAGGGTGTCTGCCTCGCCGTGTAGCCAGTTGAGCCAACTCACTTCTTTTGGATGAACGCCTTTAAGAGTAAGTACACCAGCCCCAATTACTACGGCTAATACATTAATGGCAATAATGCTACCTACAACTAATAAAACGGCACTAACTGGTATCACCGATTGCAGCACAATTGATAGTAGCGAACCCACAGTTGCCATTAAAACGACCAGCGGAAATCCTACAACTAACAAGCAAACTGCCAGTGTAAAAGTCCAGATTAAAAAGCTTTTGAGCATGAAGAAATAATAGTTCTTTTTTAGACTGGAGCTTTGAGCTAGAGTCATATTCTTCTCCTCCACAGAGAATCAAAAATTGAATTAAGTAAAATGCCCGTTGGCTAGTTTTAGCTAGCGTTATCTATTGAAAATAAGTATATAAAAGCCAATTGGTAAAATGATCTTTTAGTTATTAAACTTTACACTTGCATAATTGTATTTATGACTACGCAATTTAAGTTATAGGATTTTGGCTATTTGTTTTTGACATCTACCAATAGGTACAAAAGCTATAAAGCTTGCCATTTCGCGATCCCAAGCCTCAGTCTTCAATATACGTCCGTGCAAATTGTGTTGTTTCAACAGTAGTTAGTCATAGCTCGTTGCCTGTTCTTAACATTTCTTATAAATAAATAGGTGTTCTCTCATAATTGCTGCTTTTCTTGTCTAAGCAAATAGGCAATCGAGCACGGCACTTAACTTTGGTTTTGAGTGCATATTTTTTCAATAGTGTTTTAACTCGATTTATTTTGATTAGCTTCTGGCGCTCGACTTAGGCGTTGAGGCGATCGCCAATTGATGTTAGGAAAACATTTGTAAAGGGTATAAA
It includes:
- the wecB gene encoding non-hydrolyzing UDP-N-acetylglucosamine 2-epimerase; translated protein: MAKVNKICIILGTRPEAIKMAPVIQVFQRSPSFDTQVILTGQHIEMVAQVMQLFDLEANQNLAIMQPQQSLTDITCRSLQGLETLFEQLQPQLVLVQGDTTTAFAAALAAFYQKIPVGHVEAGLRTDDVFNPYPEEANRRLISQLTQLHFAPTKLAVENLQRSGVLGKIYQTGNTVIDALLSVAQRQPACNVPGLEWGKYRVLLATVHRRENWGKPLINIAAGFLQILEQFPDTALLLPLHRNPIVREPLQAALGNHPRVFLTEPLDYAELVGAIGRSHLLLTDSGGLQEEAPSLGKPVLVLRETTERPEAVAAGTAKLVGTDPAQILTAASLLLSNADAYQAMATAINPFGDGHAAERILQIVTDYLQ